From the genome of Sphingobacterium sp. UGAL515B_05:
CATCAAATCGAATTGTTTTGATATAACCGCTGATACGCGAATTTATAGGGGTAATATGGGCGTCTACCTGGGCATCATCTGTATAAACAGATTCGTTGATGTGGAAAAAGACTAAGATACCCCAGATAATTGTAACCACAATGACGACTGCAGATAGGATGTTGATGATCCATATCTTCCGCCTTCGTTTTATTTCTTTCTCACTTAATGTTGAATTGCTCATGACTCAATTACTTATCTTCTTTTTTCTGAAAATCAAGGCTCCCGATACGATTGCTTATCAATAATTGCGGTCAATTTTTCGAGAGTTTCTGTAATTTCCAATACTTTTTTTTCTGATATCTCCTGCAGGATAGCACAGTAGAGGTCTTGCTGGACAGGGTCTAATAATGTCCTATATTCGTCTCCCTTTACCGTTAATTCGATTAAATTATTTCGTCTGTCATTGGGATCGCTGACGCGTCTAACCAGATCCCGTTTACAAAGATTATCGATCAGCGGAGTGACACTTGCTTTGTTCTTCTGTATTGCTGTGGCTATATCTTGCTGATTCATTTGCTCCTTTTTCCACAGTGCTGCCAATACTTGTAACATTTCATAGGTGATATCCAATTGCTGTTCCTTTATTTTCTGGATATAGTATTGTTTTAAGCTCGTTCGCAAAGCAATGATACTATCCACTAAGGGTTTTACTGGATTCATGGATTCGTTTTTCATAGTACAAAGTTAAATATAAAACAGTTAAATATCAAACTAATTTACTTTAGTTAAAAATGTGTTAAAGATGAGTGCTTTAGAGAGAGATGGCATTTTATTTGGGAATACTTAAACGAAAGGAAAAAAGATATGTTAAGAGTTGAATTAATCTTTTTTAGACGTTGCTTGCTGCCACTGCTGATTTTAGCAGGCGGGATAAGTGTTGTAAGGGCGCAGCAAATGCATGCTTTTAATAACTTAGAAAATGATTATCATTTTGTATATCGGTGGGTAGATCCGTTCTTCCCTTTAAGCCCACAGGTCGATGTGATGACCTTGGATGTTGCGCCGATCGATAAAGAGCCCGAGCAGCAGGAGAAAATAAAGACGCCAAGGGGAAAACAACGTTTTACGGGCAGGGTGAGTGAGTGCATATATGAAGGTTCGGAAGTAACCGTTGGCTCTAGAGAATCTGTTGGAAATATAACCTACATGTCCACTAATTCATCCACACGGTATCGTGTTGCCATTGATCGAAGGAGTAATGAGTACTATCATGGAAAGCCTGTATTTATCGATGCGAAGGGCGTAAAATATATAATTGATTCGAAATTCAGAAAACAAGTTGTTGAATAATTCCTTCGCTAAGTTAAAAGTATGTTAAAAATGTTTTGTTAAAGAAATTAAATAAAAATATGGCATTTGTATTGTACTTTTATTTACAATTATTTAAATAACAATTGAGTTATGAAAGCAATAAATCGTTTCAAAAAAATCACAGCTGCATTAGCTTTGATCGCTGCAGTGGGATTGGGACAATCCTATGCACAAACGGCTCCTAAAAAAATGGAAAAAGAAGCCAAAAAGTCTGAACAAAAAGCAAAAGAAGTAAAGACTAAAGCCAACGAGGCCGAAACGAAAACGAAGGCAGCGCCAGTGAAAGCTACAGCGAAGAAGGAAGCTGCAGTCAAGGAAAAGTCAACGCAGACGAAAAAGATGGCTGATACAAAAACACCGCCAGCAGCACCAATGGAAGCGAAGGAAAAAGCCGTAAAAAAAGAAAGCGCTAAATCTGAAAAACAAGCCACTGCTGTTAAAAAGGATGCCGTAGCAACAACTGATAAAGCAACAAGTGAAAAATACAACGGCCATACAGTCTATCTCGGTCCAAAAGGTGGCAAATATTACATCAACGGAAATGGTAACAAAACGTACATTTCTGACAAAAAATAAAGAGCAGCTGAAAACGAATTATATCAAAAAGGGGACAGTACGATCGATGTCCCCTTTTTTGATTTCAATAGTTTATCGTAGCAAATTCATTAAATAGCTTTTGTCGAGATAAAAGACATCTAAACTTCCGCCCTCATCCAGAATACTGTTGCTAATCTCCTTTTTATGTTGCTGTAAGGTCTGAATTTTATCTTCGACCGTGTTAGGGCTGATTAATCGAACAGCGGTGACCGTCTTTTGTTGCCCCATACGATAGATCCTGTCGATTGCCTGTTGTTCAACAGCAGGATTCCACCAGGGGTCTACCAGGTACACTACATCGGCTGCGGTAAGATTAAGTCCGGTACCACCGGCTTTTAGACTAACCAGAAAAACGGGGATATCCTTGTCGGATTGAAAGTCACTAACCAATTTACCTCGATTTTTGGACTGGCCCGTGAGCATCAACGCGCGAATCCCCTGTTTATCCAAAGCCTCTTTAATCAGGTTGAGCATACTGACAAACTGTGAAAACACGATCATTTTGTGCTGGTCTTTTTTATGCTGAATCTGCTCGATAAGCATTTCGATTTTGGCAGAGTCCGCAGCGGTAGTCAGATCTTCGTTTTGGAGAAGTTTGCTTGAATTACATATCTGACGCAATTTTGTTAGACCTTTTAGGACATGCATGGGGCTTTTCTTGATTTCATCGCCATCTTTGGCTGAGATAAAATCCCGAAACTCTTTTTCATAAAGATCATAAATTCGCCGTTGGGCAGTTTTCATCTCACAGTAAAGGATCAGTTCATTTTTTGCAGGAAGATCACGTAATACATCCTGTTTTGTTCTACGGAGAATGAAAGGCTTTATTTTCTCTTTCAGCATTTTTTTTCTCTTGCGGTCATGGAAAGCATCAATAGGAGTCGTATAGACATCTTTGAAATATTTTTTGCTTCCTAGTAGCCCCGGCACAATAAAGGAAAGCTGGGCATAAAGATCCATCGTATTATTCTCGATAGGAGTTCCTGTTAAAATAATGCGATTTCTTGATTTTAATAAATTTAC
Proteins encoded in this window:
- a CDS encoding MarR family winged helix-turn-helix transcriptional regulator: MKNESMNPVKPLVDSIIALRTSLKQYYIQKIKEQQLDITYEMLQVLAALWKKEQMNQQDIATAIQKNKASVTPLIDNLCKRDLVRRVSDPNDRRNNLIELTVKGDEYRTLLDPVQQDLYCAILQEISEKKVLEITETLEKLTAIIDKQSYREP